A genomic segment from Desulfonatronum lacustre DSM 10312 encodes:
- the minE gene encoding cell division topological specificity factor MinE translates to MGIFSYFRSKKSTAQVAKNRLQIIVAHERAQNSGYDFLPRLRQEILLVVQKYVHVELEHINVDVNRDGDCEVLEFNVTLPDSKS, encoded by the coding sequence ATGGGTATTTTCAGCTATTTTCGGTCCAAGAAGTCCACGGCCCAGGTCGCCAAGAACCGCCTGCAGATCATCGTCGCCCACGAACGCGCCCAGAACTCTGGCTATGATTTCCTGCCCAGACTGCGCCAGGAAATCCTGCTCGTGGTCCAGAAGTACGTCCATGTGGAACTGGAACACATCAACGTGGACGTGAACCGCGACGGGGACTGCGAAGTCCTGGAGTTCAACGTCACCTTGCCGGACAGCAAGTCATAG
- a CDS encoding GDP-L-fucose synthase family protein → MQNNAKIYVAGHRGLVGSALVRTLEAKGCRNVLQRTSAELDLTDQGAVRRFFEQERPDSVFLAAAKVGGILANNTYPAQFIHVNLAIQTNVIHEAWRCGTRRLLFLGSSCIFPRDCPQPMKEKYLLTGPLEPTNRPYAVAKIAGIEMCWAYNREYGTRFLAVMPTNLYGPNDNYDLAGSHVIPAMIRKFHEAKASGAPHVTLWGTGAPRREFLHVDDLARACVYLMDSPEEDYAGLLKEDIAPLLNIGSGEDQTIKELALIVRETVGYEGRIVWDTDKPDGTPRKLLDVGKMRALGWRPTLGLREGLALTYRDFLSNQSSNGE, encoded by the coding sequence ATGCAAAACAACGCAAAAATCTACGTAGCCGGCCATCGCGGCCTGGTGGGTTCGGCCCTGGTGCGGACTTTGGAAGCCAAGGGGTGCCGGAACGTTCTTCAGCGGACCAGCGCGGAGCTGGATTTGACCGATCAAGGGGCCGTGCGCCGGTTTTTTGAGCAGGAACGTCCGGACTCCGTCTTTCTGGCAGCGGCCAAGGTGGGCGGAATTCTGGCCAACAACACCTATCCGGCCCAGTTCATTCACGTCAATCTGGCCATCCAGACCAACGTGATCCACGAGGCGTGGCGTTGCGGAACGCGACGGCTGCTCTTTCTGGGGTCGTCCTGCATCTTTCCCAGGGACTGCCCGCAGCCCATGAAAGAGAAGTATCTGCTCACGGGTCCCCTGGAGCCCACCAACAGACCCTACGCCGTGGCCAAGATCGCGGGCATCGAGATGTGCTGGGCCTACAACCGGGAGTACGGGACCCGCTTTCTGGCCGTGATGCCCACGAACCTCTACGGCCCCAATGACAACTATGACTTGGCCGGCAGCCACGTCATCCCGGCCATGATCCGCAAGTTCCACGAAGCCAAGGCCTCCGGCGCGCCGCATGTCACGCTCTGGGGCACGGGCGCGCCGCGCCGGGAATTTCTGCACGTGGACGACTTGGCCCGAGCCTGTGTGTACCTGATGGATTCGCCCGAGGAGGACTATGCCGGGCTGCTGAAGGAGGACATCGCGCCGCTGCTGAACATCGGCTCCGGCGAGGACCAGACCATCAAGGAATTGGCCCTGATAGTCCGCGAGACAGTCGGGTACGAAGGAAGGATCGTCTGGGACACGGACAAGCCGGACGGCACTCCGCGCAAGCTGCTGGACGTGGGGAAAATGAGAGCTTTGGGCTGGCGACCCACCCTGGGTTTGCGGGAGGGATTGGCTCTGACCTACCGGGATTTCCTCTCCAACCAATCATCGAATGGTGAATAA
- a CDS encoding helix-turn-helix domain-containing protein — MSKENVGDRIRKLREEREISREQLAERTGLAPEFIARMEDSGDVPSLGPLLKVARGLGVRLGTFLDDQVSRDPLIVRLEERQAGLNMHKDHGGPLALRFFPLGLGKTDRHMEPFFIQVLPDPAQENPLSAHEGEEFIVVASGEIELRYGQEVQRLKAGDSVYYNSAVPHHVGAVGPESAEIYAVLYIPE; from the coding sequence ATGAGCAAAGAAAACGTCGGCGACAGAATCCGCAAGCTGCGGGAGGAGCGGGAAATCAGCCGGGAGCAGCTGGCCGAGCGCACTGGCTTGGCTCCGGAATTCATCGCCCGCATGGAAGACTCCGGAGACGTCCCTTCCCTCGGCCCGTTGTTGAAGGTCGCCCGAGGGCTGGGCGTGCGCTTGGGCACGTTTCTGGACGATCAGGTCAGCCGCGATCCGCTGATCGTGCGCCTTGAAGAGCGCCAGGCCGGACTGAACATGCACAAGGACCACGGCGGCCCGCTGGCCCTGCGCTTCTTCCCCTTGGGCCTGGGCAAGACCGACCGCCACATGGAGCCCTTTTTCATCCAGGTGCTCCCTGACCCGGCCCAGGAGAACCCTCTCTCCGCCCATGAAGGCGAGGAATTCATCGTGGTCGCCTCCGGAGAGATCGAACTCCGCTACGGTCAGGAGGTCCAGCGGCTCAAGGCCGGAGATTCGGTCTATTACAATTCCGCGGTTCCGCATCATGTGGGCGCGGTGGGCCCGGAATCCGCGGAGATCTACGCGGTATTGTACATCCCGGAGTAA
- the cobM gene encoding precorrin-4 C(11)-methyltransferase yields MSSTPSPNVFFVGAGPGDPELLTLKAQRLIREADLIIYAGSLVPMATLEGARPGCRIVDSSGLTLDQTHELIREAVHAGRRVVRLHTGDPGLYGAVREQARLLDAEGIFYAVVPGVTAAMAAAAAASVSFTIPKMCQTLILTRLDGRTRVPELEQLRGLAVHQAALAVYLSGPSHLKLAQELLAGGYPPDTTIIAAHRVGWPEENIQRLTLDKLATTEAKPLWERQTIFLVLPSQELATTSRLYAPEFEHGFRKNEENQTL; encoded by the coding sequence ATGAGTTCAACGCCTTCTCCCAACGTCTTCTTCGTCGGCGCGGGTCCTGGTGACCCGGAACTGCTGACCCTCAAGGCCCAACGGCTGATCCGCGAAGCGGACCTGATCATCTACGCCGGCTCCCTGGTTCCAATGGCCACGCTGGAAGGAGCCAGGCCCGGATGCCGGATCGTGGATTCCTCCGGACTGACCCTGGACCAGACCCACGAACTGATCCGCGAGGCGGTCCATGCGGGCCGACGGGTGGTCCGGCTGCATACCGGCGACCCCGGCCTGTACGGCGCGGTGCGCGAACAGGCTCGGCTCCTGGACGCGGAGGGGATTTTCTACGCCGTGGTCCCCGGCGTGACCGCGGCCATGGCCGCGGCGGCCGCGGCCAGCGTATCCTTCACCATCCCCAAGATGTGCCAGACCTTGATCCTGACCCGCCTGGACGGCCGGACCCGGGTCCCGGAGCTGGAACAGCTCCGGGGGCTGGCCGTCCACCAGGCGGCCCTGGCCGTCTACCTCAGCGGCCCCAGCCACCTAAAGCTGGCCCAGGAACTGCTCGCCGGCGGCTACCCCCCGGACACCACGATCATCGCCGCTCACCGCGTCGGCTGGCCGGAAGAAAACATCCAGCGCCTGACCCTGGACAAACTGGCCACGACCGAGGCAAAACCGCTCTGGGAGCGCCAGACCATCTTTCTCGTCCTCCCCAGCCAGGAACTGGCCACCACCTCCAGACTCTACGCCCCGGAGTTTGAACACGGGTTTCGAAAAAACGAAGAGAACCAAACCCTGTAA
- a CDS encoding N-acyl amino acid synthase FeeM domain-containing protein, with protein MYRPKQRWLPFSNESFPETMCRHTPDDIDYVFKIADDSNELCQAYHLLYKEYLNAGYTQESPRELLFTPHHLLPTTTVFLAKAKETVLSTATLVYDSKPSGLPMDALFHAELNTLRKKNRRILEVCSLASKSCVFSRRGIQNFTKLIFLYCVFLDIDDVCIMVNPRHVHLYKNRCDFEIFSEEKYYPKVNAIAVALRADVHKVREKLGRVFLKFSYQYKLFSYYLSLSIAIDANIFRGIDDSQSSKTCRNPLDANLINRIMDNKGDVLSELPLAFKKLLYETYPGICI; from the coding sequence ATGTACCGACCCAAGCAAAGATGGCTGCCCTTTTCCAACGAATCGTTTCCGGAAACCATGTGCCGGCACACCCCGGATGATATTGACTACGTATTCAAAATCGCGGACGATTCGAACGAGCTTTGCCAAGCTTATCACCTTCTCTACAAGGAGTACCTGAACGCCGGCTACACTCAAGAAAGTCCACGAGAACTTCTGTTTACGCCACACCATCTGCTCCCCACAACCACGGTCTTCTTGGCCAAGGCCAAGGAAACCGTCTTGTCCACCGCCACCCTTGTCTACGATTCCAAGCCGTCCGGCCTGCCCATGGACGCCTTGTTCCACGCTGAATTGAATACATTGCGCAAAAAAAACCGAAGAATCCTGGAAGTCTGCTCTCTGGCCTCCAAGAGCTGCGTTTTTTCGCGGCGTGGCATCCAAAATTTCACAAAGCTGATTTTCCTATATTGCGTTTTTTTAGACATCGACGACGTCTGCATCATGGTCAATCCGAGACACGTCCACCTGTACAAAAACAGATGCGACTTCGAGATCTTCTCGGAAGAAAAATATTATCCAAAGGTCAATGCCATAGCCGTGGCTTTGCGTGCCGATGTGCACAAGGTAAGAGAAAAGCTCGGTCGAGTATTCTTAAAATTTTCCTACCAATATAAACTCTTCTCCTACTATCTTTCCTTGAGTATCGCCATTGACGCCAATATTTTCAGGGGAATCGACGACTCTCAATCCTCGAAAACTTGCCGCAATCCCCTGGACGCAAACCTTATCAACCGGATTATGGATAACAAGGGAGATGTCCTGTCAGAGCTTCCCTTGGCATTTAAAAAACTGCTCTATGAGACCTACCCCGGGATATGCATCTGA
- a CDS encoding TIGR04211 family SH3 domain-containing protein yields the protein MKMLSRLAALLFLSLLLNADDLFARSVYVAELQQITQRTGTSTDHRIVKMLPSGALLTVLEESDGWLRVRDADGSTGWVLQRFTTTELPARLQLEQLRQEHENLRETSGGAVGRIAELEAAKNQLESALSETIRNYDVLEREHTTLLSEAAHVVELRERHDSTMAQLEQAQDQVRRLSSDNEELRTSERLRWFLSGGGIVFTAWFFGFLSGRVQRKRRAGLQY from the coding sequence ATGAAGATGCTTTCACGGCTAGCCGCTCTTCTATTCCTATCGCTCCTACTGAACGCAGACGATCTGTTCGCCAGGTCGGTATACGTCGCGGAATTGCAGCAGATCACTCAACGGACCGGCACATCCACTGACCATCGGATCGTGAAGATGCTGCCCTCCGGAGCGTTGCTGACCGTCCTGGAAGAAAGTGATGGGTGGCTGCGCGTGCGGGATGCGGATGGCAGCACTGGGTGGGTACTGCAACGGTTCACTACAACCGAACTGCCTGCGCGGCTGCAACTGGAACAACTCCGGCAAGAACATGAGAACCTTCGAGAGACATCCGGCGGAGCTGTGGGCCGGATCGCCGAGCTGGAAGCGGCAAAGAATCAACTGGAGAGCGCCCTTTCTGAAACAATCAGGAACTATGATGTCTTGGAGCGGGAACACACGACGCTGCTCTCGGAAGCAGCCCATGTCGTGGAACTTCGGGAGCGCCACGATTCCACCATGGCGCAACTGGAGCAAGCGCAAGACCAAGTTCGAAGACTCAGTTCCGACAACGAGGAACTCCGAACATCGGAGCGTCTTCGTTGGTTTTTATCCGGTGGCGGGATCGTTTTCACGGCCTGGTTTTTCGGCTTCTTGAGCGGACGGGTGCAACGAAAACGTCGCGCCGGTCTGCAATACTGA
- the cbiE gene encoding precorrin-6y C5,15-methyltransferase (decarboxylating) subunit CbiE, translated as MSLHPAQPIRHPVEVLGLGQSPRHDRTELDHLIQEADLLLAGERILNQYTDFHGQRVVLKAPLASPLERLDQAWEAGRRVVVLVGGDPCFYGIGPLLVRRLGRENVRLHPGTTTLQAAAALLGIAWQDVPAVSLHGRDRTTPLFAALGREQRVAVYTDERHTPAVLAGMLLERGADSFRMWVFEDLGLPSQNWDAYTLEQAVERAFSPLNLVLLERVQESEVTLTLGMAVESYVHERGLITKPTVRAAALAALALEPDHLLWDLGAGCGSVGIEAGLLLSRGGVVAVEREERRAAMIRENVRRTNAFWVQVAHGLMPGCLEALPDPDRIFLGGGLGSSLVCSPESSSKSSLKSSPKSSLGNTQESGPDDVPQDILETAWGRLKPGGKLVAATVLLGSMHRAKTFLERRGLDLEIVQIQAGHGVPLADDLRISAQNPVFLLSSHKPKP; from the coding sequence ATGTCCCTTCATCCCGCCCAACCGATCCGCCACCCCGTGGAAGTCCTCGGACTGGGGCAAAGCCCGCGTCATGACCGTACGGAGCTGGATCACTTGATCCAGGAGGCCGATCTCTTGCTGGCCGGGGAACGGATCTTGAATCAATACACGGATTTTCACGGCCAACGAGTTGTGCTCAAGGCTCCCCTGGCCTCGCCGCTGGAGCGATTGGACCAGGCTTGGGAAGCCGGACGCCGCGTGGTGGTGCTGGTGGGCGGGGACCCCTGCTTTTACGGGATCGGTCCGCTTCTGGTCCGCCGTTTGGGACGTGAAAACGTTCGCCTGCATCCCGGAACCACCACGCTCCAGGCCGCCGCGGCACTGCTGGGCATCGCCTGGCAGGACGTCCCGGCGGTCTCCCTGCACGGTCGGGATCGAACCACGCCGCTGTTCGCGGCCCTGGGCCGCGAACAGCGGGTGGCCGTGTATACGGACGAGCGGCATACCCCGGCGGTCCTGGCCGGGATGCTCCTGGAACGCGGGGCGGACAGCTTCCGAATGTGGGTTTTCGAGGACCTGGGACTGCCCAGCCAGAACTGGGATGCGTACACCTTGGAACAGGCCGTCGAACGTGCCTTCTCTCCGTTGAACCTCGTCCTTCTGGAGCGCGTTCAGGAGTCGGAAGTCACCTTGACCCTGGGCATGGCCGTTGAGAGTTACGTTCACGAGCGCGGCCTGATCACCAAGCCGACGGTTCGGGCCGCGGCCCTGGCGGCCCTGGCCCTGGAGCCGGATCATCTGCTTTGGGATTTGGGGGCCGGATGCGGTTCCGTGGGCATTGAGGCTGGCCTGCTGCTGTCCCGGGGTGGCGTGGTGGCCGTGGAACGTGAGGAGCGCCGCGCCGCGATGATTCGGGAGAACGTCCGGCGGACCAACGCCTTCTGGGTCCAGGTGGCCCACGGGCTGATGCCCGGATGTCTGGAAGCGTTACCCGACCCGGATCGGATTTTCCTCGGCGGCGGCCTCGGAAGCAGTTTAGTATGCAGCCCGGAAAGCAGCTCAAAAAGCAGCCTAAAAAGCAGCCCCAAAAGCAGCTTGGGCAACACCCAGGAAAGCGGCCCGGATGATGTTCCGCAGGATATTTTGGAAACAGCCTGGGGCAGGCTCAAACCCGGTGGGAAGCTGGTGGCCGCGACCGTGCTTCTGGGAAGCATGCACCGGGCCAAAACATTCCTGGAGCGCCGCGGCCTTGATCTGGAAATCGTTCAGATCCAGGCCGGGCACGGCGTTCCTCTGGCCGACGACCTGCGCATCAGCGCCCAAAACCCCGTCTTTCTGCTCAGCAGTCACAAGCCCAAGCCATGA
- the minC gene encoding septum site-determining protein MinC: MSAFEIRGKVAPCTLFRPLTPNLEELTADVDSRLSRTPEFFRNMAVIVDLSGLGELRESINLQALVRTLREKGLTPVGIQGGNEYQERLAPTLYLGVFPAGKQASSPVQTEQPACPSQEKQAMLVEKPVRSGQQIYAKGRDLIVLAPVGPGAEVIADGNVHIYAPLRGRALAGVMGNENARIFCKELRADLISVAGFYQVSEDLPEDLLGRQVQVRLVGHQLLVEAI, encoded by the coding sequence GTGTCGGCTTTTGAGATCCGGGGCAAAGTCGCCCCGTGCACGCTGTTTCGCCCCTTGACGCCGAACCTGGAAGAACTGACCGCCGACGTGGACAGCCGTCTGAGCCGGACGCCGGAGTTCTTTCGCAACATGGCCGTCATCGTGGATCTGAGCGGGCTGGGGGAGTTACGCGAAAGCATCAATTTGCAGGCCCTGGTCCGGACCTTGCGCGAAAAAGGGCTGACGCCCGTGGGCATCCAGGGCGGGAACGAATATCAGGAGCGCCTTGCCCCGACCCTGTACCTGGGGGTTTTCCCCGCCGGGAAACAAGCCTCTTCGCCAGTGCAGACGGAACAGCCCGCCTGCCCGTCCCAGGAGAAGCAGGCCATGCTGGTGGAAAAACCGGTCCGGTCCGGACAGCAAATCTATGCCAAGGGCCGCGACCTGATCGTCCTGGCCCCGGTCGGGCCGGGGGCCGAAGTCATCGCCGACGGCAACGTCCACATCTACGCTCCGTTGCGCGGACGGGCCCTGGCCGGGGTAATGGGCAATGAAAACGCGCGTATCTTTTGCAAGGAACTGCGCGCGGATTTGATTTCCGTGGCCGGATTTTATCAGGTCAGCGAAGACCTGCCCGAGGACCTGCTCGGCCGACAGGTTCAGGTCAGACTGGTCGGACATCAATTGCTGGTCGAGGCGATCTGA
- a CDS encoding sigma-54-dependent transcriptional regulator: protein MSQVEDLVENCVLVVDDDPNILHLLKTRLVSAGFSVLTAQDGHDALAQLHDQAVDLVLSDIRMPGLNGQELLKEVQKGWPGLPVILLTAYGRIPEAVASVQQGAADYLTKPFDGRELVAKVKEVLAGRPSTPKTSPVPSGMRDIGLVTGQSPAMAKLLTLIKRVAPSDVTVLVEGESGTGKELVARLLHRMSRRANGPLVVVDCGSTQPTLLESELFGHIKGAFTHALREKQGLIQAANEGTLFLDEIGNISMEMQTRLLRFLQEKTVRRLGDVHVAKVNCRVVAATNADLAAMVGQGTFREDLYYRLKVVRVHVPPLRDRREDIPALADFFLKSFCEQSNMPCPSLSKAALLRLEKYPWPGNVRELRHVLEVSALLSDNPVLSAENLLLEPSTQQPDASVLSLDESERNAIVRALKHVNWVQKDAADLLGISRRAMHYKVRKYQIEIPKRGEEV from the coding sequence TTGAGCCAAGTAGAAGATCTCGTTGAAAACTGTGTTCTGGTAGTGGATGACGACCCGAATATTCTCCACCTTCTGAAAACAAGGTTGGTTTCCGCTGGATTCTCCGTGCTGACCGCCCAGGACGGTCATGATGCTTTGGCGCAATTGCACGACCAGGCCGTGGATCTGGTTCTTTCCGATATCCGGATGCCCGGACTGAACGGGCAGGAACTGTTGAAAGAAGTTCAGAAGGGATGGCCCGGATTGCCGGTTATTTTGCTGACGGCCTACGGACGCATCCCCGAGGCTGTGGCGTCCGTTCAGCAGGGAGCAGCCGACTATTTGACCAAGCCGTTCGATGGGCGGGAGCTCGTTGCCAAGGTCAAGGAGGTGCTTGCCGGAAGGCCGAGCACACCAAAGACGAGTCCTGTCCCTTCCGGCATGAGGGATATCGGGCTGGTGACGGGACAAAGCCCGGCCATGGCCAAGCTGTTGACGTTGATCAAGCGTGTTGCCCCAAGTGACGTCACCGTGCTCGTTGAAGGAGAATCCGGAACAGGCAAGGAACTTGTCGCCCGGTTGCTGCACCGGATGAGCAGACGAGCAAACGGGCCGCTGGTGGTGGTTGATTGCGGGTCAACGCAGCCGACATTGCTGGAGAGCGAACTCTTCGGTCACATCAAGGGCGCATTCACCCATGCCCTGCGGGAAAAGCAGGGGTTGATCCAAGCGGCGAATGAAGGCACGTTGTTTCTGGATGAAATCGGCAATATATCCATGGAGATGCAGACCAGGTTGCTTCGTTTTCTACAGGAAAAGACCGTGCGCAGGCTTGGTGATGTTCATGTCGCCAAGGTCAACTGCCGGGTTGTCGCGGCCACTAATGCCGACCTGGCGGCCATGGTGGGGCAAGGGACGTTTCGGGAGGACCTGTACTACCGCCTGAAGGTCGTTCGGGTACACGTCCCGCCATTGCGGGATCGTCGGGAGGATATCCCTGCTCTGGCGGATTTTTTTCTAAAATCCTTCTGTGAACAGTCCAACATGCCTTGCCCCTCCCTTTCGAAAGCCGCCCTGCTTCGCTTGGAGAAGTATCCATGGCCGGGGAATGTCCGGGAGTTGCGTCATGTATTGGAGGTGTCCGCCCTTTTGTCGGACAATCCGGTGCTCTCCGCCGAGAATCTACTCCTGGAGCCATCCACGCAGCAGCCTGACGCCTCGGTGCTTTCCCTGGACGAAAGCGAGCGCAACGCGATTGTTCGAGCCCTCAAACACGTGAACTGGGTGCAAAAGGATGCCGCCGACCTGCTGGGCATCAGCCGAAGAGCGATGCATTACAAGGTGCGGAAATATCAGATTGAAATTCCCAAGCGGGGGGAAGAAGTCTGA
- the minD gene encoding septum site-determining protein MinD, with the protein MGKIIVVTSGKGGVGKTTSSASLATGLARRGFQTAVLDFDVGLRNLDLIMGCERRVVYDFVNVIQGDATLNQALIRDKRVENLYILPASQTKDKEALHQDGVAKVLEDLNSRFDFIICDSPAGIEHGALMAMHFADEAIVVTNPEVSSVRDSDRILGLLQSKTVKAKNGEVIKEHLLLTRYDPERVQRGDMLSVEDVQEILAIPLLGVIPESKSVLTASNSGEPVILDEASDAGQAYADAVSRLLGEDVAHRFIQPVKKGFFSRLLGG; encoded by the coding sequence GTGGGAAAAATTATCGTTGTCACGTCCGGAAAGGGAGGAGTCGGCAAAACCACCTCCAGCGCATCGCTGGCCACCGGCCTGGCACGGCGTGGTTTTCAAACCGCCGTCCTGGATTTCGACGTCGGCCTGCGCAACCTGGATCTGATCATGGGCTGCGAGCGGCGGGTGGTCTATGACTTCGTGAACGTCATCCAGGGCGACGCCACGTTGAACCAGGCCCTGATCCGCGACAAGCGCGTGGAAAACCTCTATATCCTGCCGGCCTCCCAGACCAAGGACAAGGAAGCCCTGCACCAGGACGGGGTGGCCAAGGTTCTGGAGGACCTGAATTCGCGCTTCGACTTCATCATCTGCGACTCCCCGGCCGGAATCGAACACGGCGCCCTGATGGCCATGCATTTCGCGGACGAGGCCATCGTGGTCACCAACCCCGAAGTATCCTCGGTGCGCGATTCAGACCGTATTCTGGGACTGTTGCAAAGCAAGACCGTCAAGGCCAAGAACGGCGAAGTGATCAAGGAACACCTGCTGCTGACCCGTTACGACCCCGAACGCGTCCAACGCGGGGACATGCTCAGCGTGGAGGACGTTCAGGAAATCCTGGCCATTCCCCTGCTCGGGGTCATCCCGGAATCCAAGTCCGTCCTGACCGCATCCAACTCCGGTGAACCCGTTATCCTGGACGAAGCCAGCGACGCCGGACAGGCCTATGCCGACGCGGTCTCCAGGCTGCTCGGGGAAGACGTCGCTCACCGCTTCATCCAGCCGGTCAAGAAGGGATTCTTCTCGCGGTTGCTGGGGGGTTGA
- a CDS encoding ATP-binding protein, with protein sequence MERASIPLRIGVTTKLLVWSLALITIFYVIIFSLFLGIKDVVSTSGRIVNDDFAMVARSDQVMSTLLSYLENLRKYQILGREEYLSASWDHLETLRLLVDGFVTQGDPSPGISFLQADLAKYLHNGDHAELPDEERTERWITLISMDRLNLFERINGSVQEIYARGEAAYRWGLVGLAAATFFGVAASLGIALHLNRSLREIRLGISRMANDEEFQPIRTNSTDELGELAEAFNEMAERLDVEAQMRAEFISMLSHEIRTPLTSIREAVSLVQDGVLGAVDQRQSAYLDIAQKEAHRLSDLLAKLMQISNLGSKRIELHVQALPFLDLVREAVQRIQPIAVKKSITVEAPRLGEVIWVLADKEHIQQVLFNLLGNALKFAPCDSLVAISVTVLEASNMVKTCVMDQGPGIPPGERKYVFQRFYRGEGVQKISDGAGLGLSISRQIIEAHSGEIWLEDTSSTGSAFCFTLPLVSDRRA encoded by the coding sequence ATGGAGAGAGCATCGATTCCGTTGCGCATCGGAGTAACGACGAAACTCCTGGTATGGAGTCTCGCTCTGATTACGATCTTCTACGTCATAATCTTTTCCCTTTTCTTGGGAATCAAGGACGTCGTCTCCACATCGGGACGGATCGTCAATGACGATTTCGCCATGGTCGCGAGATCCGATCAAGTCATGAGTACTCTTTTGAGTTATCTTGAAAATCTTCGGAAGTACCAGATTTTGGGTCGGGAGGAGTATCTTTCGGCCTCTTGGGATCACCTGGAAACCCTCCGTCTCCTGGTAGACGGATTTGTCACTCAAGGTGATCCTTCTCCTGGAATTTCTTTCTTACAGGCGGACCTTGCAAAATATCTCCACAATGGGGATCATGCCGAACTTCCTGACGAAGAACGTACTGAGCGGTGGATCACCCTGATTTCGATGGATCGCCTGAATCTTTTTGAAAGGATCAATGGGAGCGTTCAGGAGATTTACGCCAGAGGAGAGGCCGCATACCGTTGGGGTCTTGTGGGGCTCGCGGCAGCGACTTTTTTTGGTGTAGCAGCGAGCCTGGGAATCGCCCTGCATTTGAACCGTTCGCTACGGGAAATTCGTCTGGGCATCAGCAGAATGGCTAATGATGAAGAATTCCAGCCGATCCGGACGAATTCCACGGATGAACTGGGGGAACTGGCTGAGGCGTTCAACGAAATGGCCGAGCGCCTAGATGTGGAAGCCCAGATGCGCGCGGAGTTCATATCCATGCTCAGCCACGAAATCCGCACTCCGTTGACGAGCATCCGGGAGGCCGTCAGTCTTGTCCAGGACGGGGTCCTGGGAGCGGTTGATCAAAGACAGTCAGCCTACCTGGACATAGCGCAAAAAGAGGCGCACAGGCTTTCCGATCTACTTGCGAAATTGATGCAGATATCCAACCTGGGTTCAAAGCGGATCGAGCTCCATGTGCAAGCCCTGCCCTTCCTGGATCTGGTCCGTGAAGCCGTCCAGCGGATCCAACCCATTGCCGTGAAAAAATCCATCACCGTCGAGGCACCTCGGCTAGGGGAAGTGATTTGGGTTTTAGCCGACAAGGAACATATCCAACAGGTGCTCTTCAACCTGCTGGGAAATGCCCTGAAATTCGCCCCGTGCGATTCATTGGTCGCAATCAGCGTCACGGTACTGGAGGCATCCAACATGGTGAAGACCTGTGTCATGGATCAAGGTCCGGGAATCCCCCCGGGAGAACGAAAGTATGTTTTTCAGCGTTTCTACCGTGGAGAAGGCGTACAAAAAATTTCCGATGGAGCTGGGCTGGGATTGAGCATTTCCCGGCAGATCATCGAGGCGCATTCAGGAGAGATATGGTTGGAGGATACGTCATCAACCGGAAGCGCGTTCTGTTTCACGCTCCCCCTGGTCTCGGACCGCAGGGCGTAA